One window from the genome of Brachionichthys hirsutus isolate HB-005 chromosome 19, CSIRO-AGI_Bhir_v1, whole genome shotgun sequence encodes:
- the scarb2c gene encoding lysosome membrane protein 2c — MPLKSCCVYSTGVFSVLFLVLGIALILSHVFSHAVQSLVRKEVILKNGTEAFEAWENPPAPIYMQFYFFNVTNSLEILDGDRPAVVQIGPYTYREYRPMEQVNFQDNGTKVSAVNTKTYVFVRNMSRGPESDLIRTVNIPAMTVMERVKNSVIQASLISAYMRGADQGLFTTRTVGELLWGYEDDLLTVVKHLVPDLDNVFGLFYKRNASNDGDYVFFTGQQNYQDFARVDTWNGKSSLNWWSSDECNMINGTNGASFHPVITKNEELYMFSSDLCRSIYGLYEEDVTVKGIPGYRFSLPAKVFANMSVNPANAGFCVPAGNCMGSGILNVSLCKQGAPIIMSSPHFYQAEEKYVQDVFGMEPQKEQHQTVIDINPLTGIILQAAKRLQINVYIEKISAFSQTGNVRTLVFPVVYLNESVVIDDASVLKLQAVVREQEVLANIPFILIGLGIILGAVFIILMCRQKVPESTAAERKPLLTS, encoded by the exons ATGCCACTGAAATCATGCTGCGTTTACAGCACAGGAGTGTTTTCTGTACTATTCCTCGTGCTGGGCATTGCTTTGATCTTGTCTCATGTGTTTTCACATGCTGTGCAGTCGCTCGTTAGAAAG GAAGTAATATTGAAGAATGGCACAGAGGCATTTGAGGCCTGGGAAAATCCACCAGCCCCTATTTACATGCAGTTTTACTTCTTTAATGTGACCAATTCCCTGGAGATTCTGGATGGGGATAGGCCTGCTGTGGTGCAGATCGGACCCTACACATATAG AGAGTACCGGCCTATGGAGCAGGTGAACTTCCAGGACAATGGGACTAAAGTATCAGCTGTTAACACTAAGACCTACGTATTTGTCCGTAATATGTCTCGAGGTCCAGAGAGTGACCTCATCAGGACAGTCAACATCCCTGCAATG ACGGTGATGGAGAGAGTCAAGAACAGTGTTATTCAGGCCAGTCTGATCTCCGCCTACATGAGGGGCGCCGATCAAGGCCTCTTCACCACCCGTACAGTTGGAGAGCTCCTGTGGGGATATGAAGACGATCTGCTCACAGTCGTCAAACATTTGGTGCCTGATCTGGACAACGTTTTCGGACTCTTCTATAAG AGAAACGCTTCCAACGATGGTGATTATGTATTTTTCACTGGCCAGCAAAACTACCAAGACTTCGCCAGAGTGGATACGTGGAACGGAAAGAG CTCGCTGAATTGGTGGTCATCTGACGAGTGCAACATGATCAATGGAACCAACGGTGCATCTTTCCATCCCGTCATCACAAAGAATGAGGAGCTCTACATGTTCTCCTCTGACCTGTGCAG GTCGATTTACGGTCTATATGAGGAGGATGTGACTGTGAAGGGGATCCCTGGGTATCGCTTCAGTCTGCCCGCCAAGGTGTTCGCCAACATGTCTGTGAATCCAGCCAATGCAGGTTTCTGTGTCCCTGCCGGAAACTGCATGGGCTCCGGAATACTGAACGTCAGCTTGTGTAAGCAAG GAGCCCCCATCATAATGTCCTCACCGCACTTCTACCAGGCAGAGGAGAAGTACGTTCAAGACGTGTTTGGCATGGAGCCTCAGAAAGAGCAGCACCAGACAGTGATCGACATCAATCCG CTAACAGGAATCATCCTGCAGGCAGCAAAGCGGCTCCAGATCAACGTCTACATCGAGAAAATTTCCGCTTTCAG tcaaacaggaaatgtgagGACTCTGGTCTTTCCTGTGGTTTATCTCAATGAG AGTGTCGTCATTGACGACGCATCAGTCCTGAAGCTGCAGGCGGTTGTTAGAGAGCAGGAAGTCTTGGCGAACATTCCGTTCATTCTGATTGGGCTCGGCATCATTTTGGGAGCCGTCTTCATAATCCTGATGTGTCGACAAAAGGTCCCCGAG AGCACTGCAGCAGAACGAAAGCCGCTGCTCACATCGTAG
- the LOC137908797 gene encoding AP-4 complex accessory subunit RUSC2: MIAASTLSGDTLIACHFPVVQLPTWRLPVQSLCSSSKRPSRLCSVGLTRAVSLPEKDSLNREHSFTGGRRHFSSSYGSLNEDRVEEEGGSDSSGRYDSTSSPEEVSSHPKKRTSRNGGGLRPHNSFLPNTELDEDEDDEDSDGGNLHRYREDSSFVLHGNSNWPRNNDGRIYAMPHHGVVGSDWGGKGATHGTESDQEWLPNRHLQLDSLKAERLRSDGSRCGTEADSEHNSEGMKENLSNCSPELFSSRTEYVSDSSCNSSDGILVNFCTIYNGSNNPATPHDLGSPAVHPSQASEGSVFLNLQPFSKTPAKDFQHDGRTVNSPPTPSASCRSPHGLDSNCNLYSLDPLPAGLSSLEVSDLTACLQSQATLAIGTNQKYYELVTCDLSSQSPSPAYSSVTSCSDGQSRSRPFPVSEHLFVNDKTGQQKDVTKKKKLEKSFSAQCGASFDHQFQANDRRVAAASAEKPCCSLKHAHSIQNISHAPSPSRLGQCGPLSDAFHDASVTTTRPTLIVDQQHVEEGACSLGNAVVRYSKAQRPSSLPIQPFVLVPAGKPQAQHLGCLLEQYMNQKSSKSASSQPGFKFKGKRSQCFSDLQVSPMGGHYPVFLEAPSSSDTCSSCTPSPECFSRRHTWSQSSRSWGRLSPRVSKSSLDTTYNSPKPKLGQDINPNSSRTQARPFLNVTPAPKHEGNNTYRDIIDLASDQRHTESRSGNQNHTAHYSPLSHGPSTSTVTADTNPQASSSTSSQPERPSSPDRAAPAADSGFLNISFTAALFSAAPLSTLSSLLSSVASGLQIQAYSGLGGKASVNHGESLILSDKPPTELFLSPHTFYESMSISHLQRRGLLRSVNRAMDLVVAHFGSSRDPAEKMRLGNSSRSPTIAGLVLEHLCPALQNILEDGLRDHKLDLIIGQQRNHSWSVVEVSTQIGPSTRVLHSLVSKITLFPQLSSPCMRLRAFIMGLLNLRALEFWLSHLQSQKDVVSACYHSWGFLCMSRGRCQPMFQELLLLLQPLSVMPFDLNLLLEPRLLESRQLCSEEGGASSPSPCSAHLVTCWPLLQADKALVGERSGQHTKTSRQHHQEKLKGVCNEVRASGGHSLAPIPEWRPMESDLIDGVVEEERSRRSACTWSQISIHSRQEERKQEQTPDTSTFVQDGSPLQGWPRWAKLFGAGSAFAGTKRVSQSHVGPQSRRCKLPSQWLHLNSFQLGELARSIRSMKLRGAQAEE, encoded by the exons ATGATAGCAGCGTCCACTCTCTCAGGGGACACGCTCATAGCATGCCACTTTCCTGTGGTTCAGCTTCCCACCTGGCGACTTCCTGTCCAATCCCTGTGCAGCTCGTCGAAGAGGCCCAGCCGGCTATGCTCGGTTGGTTTGACCCGAGCCGTGTCGCTCCCAGAAAAAGACTCGCTGAAccgagagcacagcttcactgGTGGGCGAAGGCATTTCTCCAGCAGCTACGGTAGCCTGAATGAGGACCGggtggaagaggaaggaggcagcGACAGCAGCGGGAGGTACGACTCGACCTCGTCACCAGAGGAGGTGAGTTCCCATCCGAAGAAGAGGACCTCTCGGAACGGGGGCGGTCTGCGGCCACACAACTCGTTCCTTCCCAACACAGAGCTagatgaagatgaggacgaCGAAGATAGCGATGGAGGTAATCTGCACAGGTATCGCGAGGACTCATCTTTCGTGCTGCATGGAAATTCAAATTGGCCTCGAAATAATGATGGCAGAATTTACGCTATGCCCCATCATGGGGTTGTGGGTAGTGACTGGGGCGGCAAAGGGGCCACGCACGGCACTGAAAGCGACCAGGAGTGGCTCCCGAACCGGCACCTCCAGCTGGACTCATTGAAAGCTGAACGCTTGCGTTCTGATGGGAGCAGATGTGGCACCGAGGCCGACAGTGAACACAACTCGGAGGGGATGAAAGAAAATCTGTCCAATTGTTCCCCGGAGCTGTTCAGCAGTCGCACGGAGTATGTCAGCGACTCTTCCTGCAACAGCTCCGATGGCATTTTGGTTAACTTCTGCACTATATATAACGGGAGTAACAACCCTGCCACGCCTCATGACCTCGGCAGTCCCGCAGTCCACCCCTCTCAGGCATCTGAGGGATCTGTCTTCCTCAACCTCCAACCTTTTTCCAAGACTCCAGCCAAGGACTTCCAACACGATGGCAGGACTGTTAACTCTCCCCCAACGCCCTCGGCTTCCTGCAGGTCTCCCCATGGCCTTGACTCCAACTGCAACCTTTATTCCCTGGATCCATtacctgcaggtctttcctcACTGGAGGTATCAGACCTGACTGCTTGTCTCCAAAGCCAGGCCACATTAGCAATAGGGACCAATCAGAAGTACTACGAACTCGTGACTTGCGACCTCTCGTCCCAGTCGCCGAGTCCTGCCTACTCCAGCGTCACCAGCTGCTCGGACGGTCAGAGCAGAAGTCGTCCCTTCCCCGTCTCTGAGCACCTCTTTGTCAATGACAAGACAGGACAACAGAAAGACGTCACAAAG AAGAAGAAGTTGGAAAAGAGTTTCTCCGCGCAGTGCGGCGCCAGCTTTGACCATCAGTTTCAAGCCAACGACCGGCGAGTTGCCGCCGCTTCCGCTGAGAAACCTTGCTGCAGTCTGAAACATGCACACAGCATCCAGAACATCTCCCACGCCCCCTCGCCATCACGCCTGGGTCAGTGCGGCCCACTCAGCGATGCATTCCACGACGCAAGCGTTACGACCACACGGCCGACTCTGATCGTGGACCAGCAGCATGTGGAGGAAG GAGCATGTTCATTGGGAAACGCGGTGGTCCGCTACAGTAAGGCCCAAAGGCCGAGCTCATTGCCCATCCAGCCCTTTGTTCTGGTCCCTGCAGGAAAACCGCAGGCGCAGCACTTGGGCTGTCTTCTAGAACAGTACATGAATCAGAAGAGCAGCAAGTCGGCCAGCTCCCAACCAGGCTTCAAGTTCAAGGGAAAGAGGAGTCAGTGCTTCTCTGACCTTCAGGTATCACCGATGGGCGGCCATTACCCCGTCTTTCTCGAGGCGCCTTCAAGTTCTGATACCTGCTCCAGCTGCACGCCGAGTCCCGAGTGCTTCAGTCGGAGACACACATGGAGTCAGTCCAGCAGGAGCTGGGGACGCTTGAGTCCCCGTGTTTCAAAAAGCAGCCTGGATACAACTTACAACAGCCCAAAGCCCAAATTGGGTCAAGATATAAACCCAAACTCATCCAGAACTCAGGCTAGACCCTTTTTAAACGTCACCCCAGCCCCAAAGCATGAAGGCAATAACACCTATCGGGACATCATTGACCTCGCCTCGGACCAGCGCCACACCGAGTCCAGGAGTGGCAATCAGAACCACACCGCACATTATTCGCCGCTTTCTCACGGACCTTCTACTTCAACTGTAACAGCTGACACAAATCCACAGGCATCTTCCTCCACTAGCTCACAGCCAGAGAGGCCGTCCTCTCCGGACCGGGCGGCGCCAGCGGCTGACTCTGGCTTCTTGAACATCAGTTTTACCGCAGCCCTTTTCTCAGCAGCGCCGCTTTCCACGCTGAGTTCTCTGCTATCCTCTGTAGCGTCTGGGCTGCAAATACAGGCCTATAGCGGGCTCGGTGGGAAGGCCAGCGTGAACCACGGCGAGTCTCTGATCCTGAGTGACAAGCCTCCCACAGAGCTCTTCCTCTCGCCCCACACGTTCTACGAGTCCATGTCTATCAGCCATCTCCAGAGGAGAG GTTTGCTGAGATCTGTGAACCGGGCCATGGATCTGGTCGTGGCTCATtttggcagcagcagagacccTGCAGAAAAG ATGCGTCTGGGCAACAGCTCTCGCAGTCCAACAATCGCTGGCCTGGTCCTGGAGCATTTGTGTCCAGCTCTCCAGAACATTCTAGAAGATGGTCTCCGGGACCACAAACTGGATCTCATCATTGGGCAGCAGCGGAACCACTCCTGGAGTGTCGTGGAAGTCTCCACTCAGATCG GTCCGTCCACCAGAGTTCTTCATAGCCTGGTCTCAAAAATCACACTCTTCCCCCAGCTCAGCAGTCCCTGCATGAGACTGAGAGCCTTCATCATGGGCCTCCTTAA CTTGAGAGCCTTGGAATTCTGGCTCAGCCATCTCCAGAGTCAAAAAG ATGTGGTGTCAGCGTGCTACCACTCGTGGGGGTTCCTGTGCATGTCACGTGGTCGGTGCCAGCCCATGTTTCAGGAGCtgctccttctgctgcagccgctCTCCGTCATGCCCTTTGACCTGAACCTGCTCCTGGAGCCCCGGCTGTTGGAAAGCAGGCAGCTGTGTTCAGAGGAGGGCGGTGCTTCTTCGCCTTCGCCGTGCTCAGCTCACCTCGTGACCTGCTGGCCTTTACTGCAAGCCGACAAAGCGCTCGTCGGCGAGCGCAGCGGCCAGCACACTAAGACCTCGCGCCAGCATCACCAAGAGAAACTGAAGGGGGTCTGCAACGAGGTGCGGGCCAGCGGGGGTCATTCGTTAGCTCCCATTCCAGAGTGGAGGCCGATGGAGTCTGACCTCATAGACGGCGTGGTTGAAGAGGAGCGTAGCCGTAGGAGCGCATGTACTTGGTCTCAAATAAGCATTCACAGCAGgcaggaagagaggaaacaagAGCAGACCCCAGATACGTCAACTTTTGTCCAGGACGGGAGTCCGTTGCAGGGTTGGCCTCGCTGGGCCAAACTGTTTGGGGCGGGCAGCGCCTTCGCCGGGACAAAACGAGTCTCTCAGAGTCACGTCGGACCACAAAGCAGGAG GTGCAAACTTCCATCGCAGTGGCTGCATTTGAACAGCTTCCAGCTTGGAGAGCTGGCTCGGTCCATCAGATCAATGAAGCTGAGAGGAGCTCAGGCTGAAGAATGA
- the cimip2b gene encoding ciliary microtubule inner protein 2B produces MEKHTPKFSNTLLTPEPHYMPGYGGYCPQLKYNMGKTYGQITAELLTSPQVRHPDRLVLHGGGHVPETETAVLALRRTPDCAVKMIPGYTGFVPRSRSYFACSYFETCQKALSEFHQGRRAKIQRQSADQPDVVSHSEPATGRQKLPLIAASNKVKGDKPLKSFTPIGNPYFMDDDDPHKFFISGFTGHVPKSRFIIGKGHPLTTNQALIQFGKQQRQSKITFQDIPEWMDGTVTPMDGIYPSDRGLVPSFTGHIPGYRFTYGQTFGQLSQNALEKSGIKKSLQAVLKPL; encoded by the exons ATGGAGAAACACACGCCTAAATTCAGCAACACTCTGCTGACACCTGAGCCGCATTACATGCCGGG CTACGGAGGTTATTGTCCGCAGCTGAAGTACAACATGGGCAAGACCTACGGCCAGATCACGGCTGAGCTGCTGACCAGTCCTCAGGTGAGACACCCCGATCGGCTGGTCCTCCACGGAGGGGGGCACGTCCCCGAGACAGAGACAGCCGTCCTGGCGCTGAGACGCACCCCAGACTGCGCGGTGAAGATGATCCCAGGATACACAG GCTTCGTTCCAAGAAGTCGGAGCTACTTTGCCTGCAGCTACTTTGAAACGTGTCAAAAAGCTCTGTCCGAGTTTCACCAGGGGAGGAGAGCAAAGATCCAACGACAGTCCGCAGACCAACCGGATGTTGTCAGCCACAGCGAGCCAGCGACCGGA AGACAGAAGCTGCCTTTGATAGCAGCCTCCAACAAAGTGAAAGGCGACAAGCCGTTGAAGTCTTTCACCCCCATTGGAAATCCTTATTTtatggatgatgatgatccacacAAGTTCTTCATCTCAG GTTTTACAGGGCATGTGCCCAAATCTCGCTTCATAATTGGAAAAGGTCACCCCCTCACCACCAACCAGGCACTGATCCAGTTTGGGAAGCAGCAGCGGCAGAGCAAAATCACATTCCAAGACATTCCGGAGTGGATGGATGGTACAGTAACTCCCATGGATGGAATTTATCCATCAGACAGGGGTCTGGTTCCGTCATTCACAGGACACATCCCAG GTTACAGGTTCACATACGGACAGACGTTTGGTCAACTTTCCCAGAATGCGCTGGAAAAGAGTGGCATCAAGAAGAGCCTGCAAGCAGTTCTAAAACCGTTATAG
- the si:dkey-106l3.7 gene encoding uncharacterized protein si:dkey-106l3.7 — METLSGQSPGPSESLTMETLRGHSPGPSESLTMDEVSTQQLQASFPSKQHTPGLMSSNQPGQRRMADLLFPLRQMDRQPLYMISDKRPAHTRLEDLSEEEGEGLSPGLSYLQQVCQMLEEIAKQKMHNRSLKMEMDALQKHQDMEVDQADSRSPEEISSCQSLENKESAEHNSSSPRSRKDCQRHFRQRSASNPAITTLRSRELNVDHRGQCRSTEDLLDVEEEGQTKKVPKVKERNKVAKNWTFRMRPVFRAHSQQMQSSEKTSARQRLNLMFKRSRRKTLSE, encoded by the exons ATGGAGACACTGAGTGGACAGTCTCCTGGACCTTCAGAGTCCCTCACCATGGAGACACTGAGGGGACATTCTCCTGGACCTTCAGAGTCCCTCACCATGGATGAGGTGTCAACGCAGCAACTTCAAGCATCTTTTCCATCCAAACAACACACACCTGGACTAATGAGCTCTAACCAGCCTGGACAAAGACGGATGGCTGACTTATTGTTCCCCttgagacagatggacagacagccACTATATATGATTTCTGACAAGCGACCAGCTCATACAAGACTCGAG gacctcagtgaagaggaaggggaaggacTCAGTCCTGGGCTCAGCTACTTGCAGCAGGTGTGCCAAATGTTGGAAGAAATTGCGAAACAAAAAATGCACAACCGATCATTAAAGATGGAGATGGATGCCCTGCAGAAGCACCAGGACATGGAGGTAGACCAG GCTGACTCTCGTAGTCCAGAGGAGATCTCTTCTTGTCAAAGTCTTGAAAATAAGGAAAGCGCAGAGCACAATTCAAGCTCCCCCCGAAGCCGGAAAGACTGTCAGAGACATTTTCGTCAGAGATCAGCGTCAAACCCGGCCATAACAACTCTGCGTTCAA GAGAGCTGAATGTGGACCACAGAGGGCAGTGTCGGAGTACGGAAGACCTGCTGGACGTGGAAGAGGAAGGCCAAACAAAGAAG GTGCCTAAAGTAAAGGAGAGGAATAAAGTTGCCAAGAACTGGACATTTAGAATGCGGCCTGTTTTTAGAGCTCACAG CCAACAGATGCAGTCGTCTGAGAAAACCTCGGCCCGCCAACGGTTGAACCTGATGttcaagaggagcaggaggaagactcTGTCAGAATAA